The sequence GTCTACCCGGCGGGAGACGCCGCCAGATACTCCTACTCCATCGGGCTTGCCCATTGCGAGATGGATGACCGCATCCCGATCAGCCACCTGGAACTTATCCGAACCGGGCTCCGGTACCCGCCGCGACTCACCGTCTACGAAGGCTGCGCCCATGGCGACGCCTGGGACGACCACCCACGGCGCTACGAGGCAACCCTCATCGCCTATCTCGACGAACGGCTGGGAATCTGATCGGGCGAGCTCCCGCGGTGGACTGCGGTCACCGATTCGAAGGCTTGGCCTTGACGGTCGCGGGCGCACGTCGGGCGGTACTGTCGAACCGACGTCTGCGAGCCGGACTCGGCATGTGAAGGAGGTGACCATGGTGGACTTCGATGATCGTCTCGATGAAGCGCACAAGGCCGTTCTCGAGATGATTCCGGATGCCCTGCTGGATCTCACGGACATACCCAAGGCGCGGCGGGCGCTCGACAGCTTCTTGGCCGCCAGGGCCGCACAGGCTCCTGGGTTTCCCGGCGTTGAGGTCGAGGACCACTGGGCTCCTGGGGCGGCCGGGGACCCGGATGTGATGGTTCGGGTCTACACACCGTCGGGTCTAGACGCCGGTGCGCCGGCTCTGTACTGGATCCACGGCGGGGGAATGGTGATGGGAAGTGTCGCCAGGAACGACATCGAATGCAAGGGTTGGGCCACCGACATGCGGTGCGTGGTGGCGTCCGTGGAGTACCGCCTCGCCCCCGAGAATCCGCATCCCTCGCCGATCGAGGATTGCTTCGCCGGGCTGGCGTGGTTGGTATCCAAAGCGGAGAGCCTCGGAGTCGACACCGGTCGGATAGCCGTGGGTGGCGCTTCTGCCGGGGGCGGGCTGGCGGCTGCTCTGGCTTTGATTGCGAGGGATCGGGGTGTCGACATCATCTTCCAGCAACTGATCTGCCCGATGCTGGACGACCGCAACATCACCCGCTCCAGCCACTGGGTCCAGCATCCCAAGGTTTGGAACCGGGTGGTGAACATCGCCGGCTGGAGCGCCCTGCTGGGCAAACCGGCCGGTTCCGATGACGTTTCCCCCTACGCTTCCCCCGCCCGAGCCGAGGACCTGTCCGGGCTGGCGCCGGCCTTCATCATCGTCGGGGACCTGGACCTGTTCGTTGACGAGTCCATCGAGTACGCCCAGCGGTTGGCGGCGGCCGGCGTGCCGACCGAGTTGCACATCCTCCCCGGTGCCGTACACGGCACGCAGTTCTACCTCCCGACGGCGGAAGTGAGCATGCGGTGGAAGGCCATCGAGGCTGACGCCTTGCGCGTCGCCCTGCACGGGAGCGGGTGACTCGGGGCGAGCAGGCCCGTCATGGTCAGAGGCCACGCATCCCCGCGTACCGTGAGTATCTACTGCAGGGGTGTCGTACGGGCTGGCCGCCGGAGGTACAGGTGGCGAGGATGTGGCAAGATCGGGGGGACATGACGGGTTCTGGAAGCATCGCCGGGGACCTGCCCGAGGGCGCAGAGGAGGAGTTCACCTCGCTGGCGGGGAGGTTGCTGGTGGCCATGCCGGGGATGGTCGATCCCAACTTCAACCGGACGGTGGTGCTGATGATCGAGCACACCCCTGAGGGTGCGGTCGGGCTGGTGCTGAACCGGCCTACTGAGGCCGACCTGCTGGATCACCTACCCGGGTGGTGGTCGGCGGCGGCCAATCCACGTGTCGTGTTCGTGGGCGGTCCGGTGGGGGAAGGCGGCGGTCTGGGTCTGGCCAGGGGCGCCGGGGCGCAGCCGCTGGAGGGGTGGCCGGAAGTGGTGGGTGTCCAGGTGGTCGATCTGGAAGCCGTGCCTGACGTGGACTCCGGTCTGGAGGCCAGGGTCTTCTCCGGTTACAGCGGGTGGGGTCCCGGGCAGCTCGAATCCGAACTGGAGGCCAGGGGATGGTTCGTGGTCGACGGCGAGTCCGAGGACGTGTTCACCTCCCAACCGGAGAAGCTGTGGCAAGAGGTGCTGATGCGGGCAGGAGGCCGGTACGCCTTCTTCTCCACCTACCCGGAGAACCCTCGGCTCAACTAGAGGTCGGCCGGCGGCGGCGTTCCTCGCCGGTTCGCTCGTCACGCGGTGGGATGGCCCCTGGGCAACTAGGGTATCCCGACAGTGCGTTCGACCGACCCGGATACCCTCAAGGAATACACCCTCAGGATCTGGCATTACAAGCAGGGCGAGGTGGTCAGCCTCATGGTTCACTTGGGGGATCGGCTCGGCCTCTACCGGGCTATGGCCGGCGGCGAGGAGATGACCTCCGGTGAGTTGGCCGAGCGGACGGGACTGTCTGAGCGCTGGGTCCGCGAATGGCTCCTTGGCCAGGCCGCGGCCGGGCTGATCGAGCGCACGCCCGAGAACGGATTCTCGCTCAGCCCCGAGGGCGAGGAGGTACTGGTCGACGAAGACGCTCTGGCCTTCGCCGCCGGCGCTTTCATCGGAGGGTTCCATCCGGAACGCATCGACGAGGTGGTCAACGCCTTCCGCACCGGAATCGGCATCACCTACCACGAGATGGGGGAGTCGGTGGCGCGCAAGGTGGACCGCATGAACAGGGTGTGGGTGGGCCCCTTCCTGGTGGAGCGGGTGCTGCCCTCCGTGGACGGGCTGGTGGGGAAGCTGGAGGCCGGGTGCCGGGTGGCCGAAGTGGGGAGCGGAGGGGGCGTAGCCCTCCAAACCCTCGCCGAACGATTCCCGGCCAGCACCGTGGATGGCTACGAACCCTCCGGTATCGCCTGCTCGAGGGCCCGGCCCCGCATCCGCGACCTGCCCAACGCCACCATCCACCAGGCCGGGGGGGAGAGCCTGGCGGACGACGGCCGCTACGACCTGGTACTGGCCCTCGACTGCATGCATGACGTGCCCTTCCCGGATCGAATCGCAGCCGCGGTCCGGCGATCCCTGAAGGACGACGGGGTGTGGTTGATCAAGGACACGCATTGCTACGAAGGGTTCGAGGAGAACCTGAGGAACCCCATGCTGGCCATGCAGTACGGCTACAGCCTCTCGGGGTGCCTGCTCTCGGCCGCCTCCGAGGAGGGCGCCGCCGGGCTCGGCACCCTAGGATTCCATCCCGTCGAAGCTGAGCGCATCGTCAGGAAGGCCGGTTTCACCTCTTTCCGCATGTTCCGCCTCGAAGACGACCCGATCCACAACTACTACGAGGTCCGCCCTTGACCGCACCCGCCCTCGAAGGGATGCGCCCCCCATGGCAGTAGATATCGCCGGCTTCATCACCGACATGAAGGCTCATGCGGTGGACCACGGATTCCACGTGCATGCCGAGCGGCACTTCATCGAGTCCTTCTCGCTGGGCCAGGCCTGGGAGGTAGACCTGCATCCGGAGGAGGCCTGCGAGGGACCGCTGGAGATGCTGATGGTGCTCGAGGTGGAACCCAGGGTGATCCTGGCCTTCGAGGACCTCATGGCACAGCATCTCGAGATGGACGAGGAGCAGGAACGCCAACTGGAGCTGCCTCTGTTCTTCAAGTGGGCCTTGCCGCCGCTGCCCAACCCACCCGACCTGCTCATCCTCGCCACCGAATTGGCCGGGGTCTCGGGCACGACGCTGCCGGTGGAGGTGTCCGCCACCGACACTTACATGTCGGTGACCGACCCGGCTCGGCGGAGCCTGTCACTGGTGGGCCGGCTCGACTTCCGGCTCCGGGACATGTTCATGCGGGAAGTAAATGTGTGCGACGTCCTCGAGTGCGCCCACGGCCTGAGCATGTGGCTCCTGGAACAGTCGGAGTCCTGGCTGGAGGGACTGGACCCTACCGGCCTCTGAGGCCTACCCGACCGGACTGGAGGTCAGGAGCGGCGTCGCCGCAGAACCAGGTCGAGATCCTCTACGAAACGTTGGTTCTCCGGCTCGGTGCCTATGGACACGCGGGTCCACTCTTCGGTTCCCTTGCGAATGAGGGTGCCCATCTCCAGGAGTTCCTGGACGATCCCCGGCGTGCCGGGACCGAGCCGGAACCAGATGAAGTTGGCCTGGGTGGGAACGTACCGGATGGCCCGGTCGGCCAGGGCGCCCTCGAGGTAGTCGACTCCCCGGCGGTTGAGCTCGAACCGTTCCTTGACCCGCTCGGGGAAGCGGAGGGCGGTGGTAGCGGCCACCTCGGCCAGAGAACCGACCACGAACGGGCTCTGGGCCTTGCGGAGGGACCGGAGCGTGGCGGCCTGGCCCACCATATAACCGACCCGGAGGCCCGCCAGCCCGTAGATCTTGGAGAAGGTGCGCGCCACCACCAGGTTGGAGCGTTCGACGGCGAGGGGGACCAGGCTGGAATCCTCCTCGGCGGCCACGAACTCCCCGTAGGCCTCGTCGACCAGAACGAGGACGGACTCGGGAACCCGATCGGCGAACTCGTGGATCTCAGCCCGGGTCAGGTAGCTCCCCGTCGGGTTGTTCGGGTTGCAGATGATCACGAGGGTGGTGTCGTCCCGGATCGCGGCGTACATCGCCTCTAGGTCAGCCCGCAGGGAATCATCGAGCGGGACCATGATGCTCTCCGCATCTGCGTACACCGCGTTGATGGGGTACATGGCGAACGAGGGCCACGGGTAGACGAAGCTGTTGCCCGGGCCTCCCACAGCCCGGGCCGCCGTAGTGAGGTTCTCCGAGCTACCGGCGCCGGTCCACACGCAGTCCGGGGTGGTGCCCAACGTCTCGGCCAGAGCCTCCCTCAGGCGGACCGTACCCGCGTCGGGGTACCGGTTGATGCCTGCGGCTGCCCCGGCGATGGCGTCCAGAACCTCGGGGAAGGGAGGAGTCGGGTACTCGTTGCCGGCCAGCATGGCGATCCCTCTGGCACCGAAGCGGCGGGCGAACTCCTCGAAGCCCGGGCCGCCGTCGTAGGGAACGAGGTCATCGATGGCGGCTCGTATGCGGACCACTGACAGAAGCTTAGTGAGGCGGGCGCGCACCGGGCCAGGGCCTCCGTATCGCTCCCGGCGAGAAACTATTCGCTCGTCCCGGTGGTCATAAACGGAGTCGAGTGCTCTGGAGCCCAGCCGTTGACTCGGTGGGTAGCGGGCGGTGAATCGTCCCTCCTTAAAATGCCGCCAGCAAGCGGAAGGAAAAGTTCGGTGTTGCAGATCCTGGACCCTGCGGGGAAGCTGGTCGGCAAGCCGCCCGATCTGGACAGCAAGGACCTCTTGGAGATGTACCGGTTCATGGCGCTGGGACGGCGCTTCGACCGGCGGGCCATGAGGTTGCAGCGCCAGGGCCGTCTCGGAACCTTCCCGCCGGGGGAGGGACAGGAGGCCGCCCAGGTCGGTTCGGCCTACGCTCTCGAGCCCGATGACTGGGTCTACCCCAGCTACCGGGAGCACGCCACCCAGCTGCTCAGGGGGATGCCGTGGTCGGTGATGCTGTCCTATTACCGGGGCCTTCCGAACCGCGACTGGGATGTGCACCGCTACCGCATGAACATCCACACCATCCCGATCGCCACCCAGCTACCCCACGCCGTGGGGCACGCCCATGCCGCCCGCCTGGCCGGGGAGAACCTGATCACCATGGTCTACTTCGGCGACGGGGCCACTTCCGAGAGCGACTTCCACTCGGCCATGAACTTCGCGGGGGTCTGGAAGGCCCCGACCGTGTTCCTGTGCTCGAACAACGGCTGGGCGATCTCGATGCCGACCCGGCGACAGACAGCCGCCACCGACCTGGCCGACAAGGCGATCGGCTACGGAATGCCCGGCGTCAAGGTCGACGGGATGGACGTGCTGGCCGTCTACTCGGCCACCAGGGAGGCAGTGGACCGGGCGCGGCGGGGCGAGGGGCCCACCTTCATCGAGGCCATCACGTACCGGTTCGGCCCTCATGCCACCGCCGACGACCCGAGCCTGTACCGGGACGAGAGCGAGGTGGAGGCCTGGCGGGCCCGTGACCCGCTCGACCGCATGCGCCGGTACCTCGACAGCCTGGACCTGTGGTCGGACGACATCGACGAGCAGGTGACAGACGAGGCGAGCGAGATGGACCTGGCCCTGGCGGAGATCGAGGGGAGGGAGCCGCCGCCCCGGGAGGAAGCGGTACGGCATGTCTACGCCAGGGTGCCCGAGGCGCTGTGCCGCCAGTACGAGACGGCTCTGAGACGCGAGGAATCCGGCCCTTCCGGGCTGGAGCCCGGCGAGCGGTGGCGGATAGGACACGATCCGGTGCTCGAGGGTCCGACCGCCCACTGGAACATGGCCGAGGCGATCAACGCCGCACTGGCGGAGGCCATGGATCGCCATCCGG is a genomic window of bacterium containing:
- a CDS encoding alpha/beta hydrolase — its product is MVDFDDRLDEAHKAVLEMIPDALLDLTDIPKARRALDSFLAARAAQAPGFPGVEVEDHWAPGAAGDPDVMVRVYTPSGLDAGAPALYWIHGGGMVMGSVARNDIECKGWATDMRCVVASVEYRLAPENPHPSPIEDCFAGLAWLVSKAESLGVDTGRIAVGGASAGGGLAAALALIARDRGVDIIFQQLICPMLDDRNITRSSHWVQHPKVWNRVVNIAGWSALLGKPAGSDDVSPYASPARAEDLSGLAPAFIIVGDLDLFVDESIEYAQRLAAAGVPTELHILPGAVHGTQFYLPTAEVSMRWKAIEADALRVALHGSG
- a CDS encoding YqgE/AlgH family protein; its protein translation is MTGSGSIAGDLPEGAEEEFTSLAGRLLVAMPGMVDPNFNRTVVLMIEHTPEGAVGLVLNRPTEADLLDHLPGWWSAAANPRVVFVGGPVGEGGGLGLARGAGAQPLEGWPEVVGVQVVDLEAVPDVDSGLEARVFSGYSGWGPGQLESELEARGWFVVDGESEDVFTSQPEKLWQEVLMRAGGRYAFFSTYPENPRLN
- a CDS encoding class I SAM-dependent methyltransferase — translated: MRSTDPDTLKEYTLRIWHYKQGEVVSLMVHLGDRLGLYRAMAGGEEMTSGELAERTGLSERWVREWLLGQAAAGLIERTPENGFSLSPEGEEVLVDEDALAFAAGAFIGGFHPERIDEVVNAFRTGIGITYHEMGESVARKVDRMNRVWVGPFLVERVLPSVDGLVGKLEAGCRVAEVGSGGGVALQTLAERFPASTVDGYEPSGIACSRARPRIRDLPNATIHQAGGESLADDGRYDLVLALDCMHDVPFPDRIAAAVRRSLKDDGVWLIKDTHCYEGFEENLRNPMLAMQYGYSLSGCLLSAASEEGAAGLGTLGFHPVEAERIVRKAGFTSFRMFRLEDDPIHNYYEVRP
- the hisC gene encoding histidinol-phosphate transaminase: MVRIRAAIDDLVPYDGGPGFEEFARRFGARGIAMLAGNEYPTPPFPEVLDAIAGAAAGINRYPDAGTVRLREALAETLGTTPDCVWTGAGSSENLTTAARAVGGPGNSFVYPWPSFAMYPINAVYADAESIMVPLDDSLRADLEAMYAAIRDDTTLVIICNPNNPTGSYLTRAEIHEFADRVPESVLVLVDEAYGEFVAAEEDSSLVPLAVERSNLVVARTFSKIYGLAGLRVGYMVGQAATLRSLRKAQSPFVVGSLAEVAATTALRFPERVKERFELNRRGVDYLEGALADRAIRYVPTQANFIWFRLGPGTPGIVQELLEMGTLIRKGTEEWTRVSIGTEPENQRFVEDLDLVLRRRRS
- the pdhA gene encoding pyruvate dehydrogenase (acetyl-transferring) E1 component subunit alpha yields the protein MLQILDPAGKLVGKPPDLDSKDLLEMYRFMALGRRFDRRAMRLQRQGRLGTFPPGEGQEAAQVGSAYALEPDDWVYPSYREHATQLLRGMPWSVMLSYYRGLPNRDWDVHRYRMNIHTIPIATQLPHAVGHAHAARLAGENLITMVYFGDGATSESDFHSAMNFAGVWKAPTVFLCSNNGWAISMPTRRQTAATDLADKAIGYGMPGVKVDGMDVLAVYSATREAVDRARRGEGPTFIEAITYRFGPHATADDPSLYRDESEVEAWRARDPLDRMRRYLDSLDLWSDDIDEQVTDEASEMDLALAEIEGREPPPREEAVRHVYARVPEALCRQYETALRREESGPSGLEPGERWRIGHDPVLEGPTAHWNMAEAINAALAEAMDRHPEAIIMGEDVGRTGGVFRITAGLLDRFGADRVIDSPLCETGIAGTAVGMAIGGARPLVEIQFDGFVYPAFDQIVSHMARFRFRTRGNVSLPIVVRWPNGGGIAPHEFHGDSPEAYFVHTPGLTVVIPSTAVDAKGLLAAAAESPDPVLFLEPKVLYRAGREDVPTGHYTLPIGRARIRRAGDDVTMVTYGGMVRVAMAAAGELEREGVSCEVVDLRTLKPWDRDTVLDSVVRTGRLVLVQEPPRTAGIAAEVAATVAEEALYDLEAPIVRVTGFDAPWPQFGVEDHAIITPRRVVSAIKETLG